In the genome of Diabrotica undecimpunctata isolate CICGRU chromosome 2, icDiaUnde3, whole genome shotgun sequence, the window TTACAGTGTCTTAAAAGACTTATTAGCACCAGAGGTACCAAGTTCAAAAACATTTGAGGAGTTAAAAAGAGTTCTGATTGAACATTATAGTCCAAAGCGGTTAGTTATCGCTGAAaggtataaattttacaatacaaaTCAAGAGCCTCAGGAGGATATTAAAAGTTTTGTGTCAAAACTGAAAAGTGTTGCTCAATATTGTAAATTTGGGCAATTTTTGAAAGAATGTCTCAGAGACAGGTTTGTATGTGGTGTACGATCAGTTCAAATAAGACGTAAACTCCTGGCAGAAGACAACATTTCCTTTGAAAGAGCTTATGAGATAGCCTTGTCAATAGAACTTACAGAAGGTCAAGTTAGAAGGATGGAACAGGAAAATGTAGCGGCAATAGAAGGGATTTATAGATAAAGTAATGTTCAGAAAGAGGGAAGCTACAGTGAAGAAAGATGATGGCCATCAAACTGGTAGAAGTAATGTCCAACCCAAGTCATGCTTTAGATGTGGTAGAAAACATGACTCATCAAAATGTCCAGCCAAAGCATGGCAATGTTTCAGTTGTAAGAAAGTGGGACATACAAGTGCAGTATGTCGTTCGAAAGTTAGTTTGTTAGAAGAAGATGATATACAGGATGAAAGTGAGGAGGAAAATTCAGTATTTCTAGGTTTCTTGTCTTCATTGGAACCTGAAAATTCAGCTCCAGAGAAAATAGTATTAGAAGTAGAAggtaattcaattttatttgacATTGATACAGGTGCATGTCGTACAGTAATTCATATAAAGgactttaaaaagtttttatcagctttaaatatttattctgttAAGTATTGTTTAAAGGTATTAACTGGCGAGGGAGTAAAAATTGTGGGAGAAACTGATGTATTAGTAAAACATAAAAACAATACTATAAAATTACCTATTGTCATTTTAGAAAGTAAACATAATTTTACTCCACTGTTGGGTAGGAATTGGTTAAATGTATTGCATCCTAATTGGAGACAAATAGTTAACTGTTCACATAATGAatttgttcatcatcatcatcatccagccccgttttcacatccattgttggatataggcctcctccaaacgtctccagttctctctatctctagctgctgcaatccagtttgtttctattctccttaggtcgtcggtccatcgggtgggtggtctgcctcgacttcgcttgtcggctcttggtctccactccaataatctcttcgtccatcttccgtcttccattctagcaacatgtccagcccacctccacttttgttt includes:
- the LOC140433772 gene encoding uncharacterized protein — translated: MSLIGYIEQFNPGKSDITSYIERLEQLFICNVVEKDKEVPLLISLIGGETYSVLKDLLAPEVPSSKTFEELKRVLIEHYSPKRLVIAERYKFYNTNQEPQEDIKSFVSKLKSVAQYCKFGQFLKECLRDRFVCGVRSVQIRRKLLAEDNISFERAYEIALSIELTEGQVRRMEQENVAAIEGIYR